Proteins encoded by one window of Candidatus Sumerlaea chitinivorans:
- a CDS encoding Nitrogen regulatory protein P-II — translation MKLIKCIIQPHRLDQVRDALNDIGIKGMTVTEVKGYGRQRGHKEIYRGMEYNIYFLPKIMIEIVVEDSAVDEAVKVIIENARTGHIGDGKIFIMDVINAIRIRTGEQGQDAL, via the coding sequence ATGAAGCTTATCAAGTGCATCATCCAACCACACCGGCTGGACCAAGTTCGCGATGCTCTGAATGACATCGGGATTAAGGGCATGACGGTGACCGAGGTGAAGGGCTACGGTCGCCAGCGCGGTCACAAAGAAATCTATCGCGGCATGGAGTACAACATCTATTTCCTGCCCAAGATTATGATCGAAATCGTGGTCGAAGATTCAGCAGTCGACGAAGCGGTCAAAGTGATCATTGAAAACGCGCGCACCGGCCACATTGGGGACGGCAAGATTTTTATCATGGACGTTATCAATGCCATCCGCATCCGGACCGGTGAGCAAGGGCAGGATGCTTTGTAA
- a CDS encoding putative ABC transporter ATP-binding protein, producing MANVVVELSDVSLTRERRQILSEIRWLVRGGEHWVLFGPNGAGKTTLLNLLTGYIWPTDGEVAVLGQRFGETDLSVLRRRIAMVSDQLAQRIHGELTGLEILITGGRAHLNLFQPASTSELRTAAEVATAMGVVELLEKPFRVLSSGERQRLLIARALMRRPALLILDEPCAGLDLAGREFVLETIRRAASWAHPPTIIFTTHHVEEITPVFTHALLLRAGRVFASGPLRKVLTSRTLSSLFEMPIRVVWRDGRCSARAESLDEFR from the coding sequence ATGGCGAATGTTGTGGTTGAATTGTCCGATGTCTCCCTAACGAGAGAGCGTCGCCAGATTCTTTCCGAGATTCGCTGGCTGGTGCGCGGCGGCGAACACTGGGTACTATTTGGTCCGAATGGCGCGGGTAAAACGACCTTGCTCAATCTCCTTACGGGATACATTTGGCCTACTGACGGCGAGGTGGCGGTACTGGGGCAGCGGTTTGGAGAGACGGACCTGTCAGTATTGCGCCGACGAATTGCCATGGTCAGTGACCAGCTGGCGCAGCGTATTCATGGTGAACTTACTGGATTAGAGATTCTCATCACGGGGGGCCGGGCGCACCTCAATCTCTTTCAGCCAGCCAGCACGAGCGAATTGCGCACGGCCGCCGAGGTTGCCACCGCGATGGGTGTGGTGGAGCTACTGGAAAAGCCGTTTCGTGTGCTGAGCTCTGGGGAGCGCCAACGGCTGCTCATTGCTCGCGCCCTGATGCGTCGGCCGGCACTGCTCATTCTCGACGAGCCTTGTGCGGGGCTCGACCTCGCCGGCCGTGAATTTGTTTTGGAGACCATTCGGCGAGCGGCAAGTTGGGCTCATCCCCCGACCATCATTTTCACGACGCATCATGTCGAAGAAATCACACCTGTCTTTACTCACGCTTTGCTGCTGCGGGCTGGGCGAGTCTTTGCTTCCGGCCCCTTGCGCAAAGTGCTTACCTCCCGGACGTTGAGCTCGCTATTTGAGATGCCGATCCGCGTCGTGTGGCGCGACGGCCGTTGCAGCGCAAGGGCAGAGTCTTTAGACGAATTTCGTTGA
- a CDS encoding Galactokinase, whose translation MIAPLTQVEGFIKVFGSPPRWASFAPGRVNLIGEHTDYNGGRVMPCAVHLGVTMLAQPASGDAARIVTCAPNGTSPLPQSSEFVWPQGVSAESLFDQPPRWKNYLLAVAVVLRENGIEVPALDVLIVSDLPTGAGLSSSAALELAYAYLVTSIVGAHVDLRQLALLCQRAEHSPGVGVRCGIMDQFASALGHDGQLLFLDCDSLDYEYVPFDSGQYLLAILDSRVPRELAGSAYNRRRQECEEALEMLRAYTGRPLRNLCEVSRAELDAVRGVFPTTLWRRALHVVEEHARVFAMAEALRAGKWQEAGQILCASHESLRNYFEVSCPELDELVEIAMSVNGVLGARLTGAGFGGCVIALVEQQAFHALVEAATQHYYEPKGIASATFATKPSYGPVFETLG comes from the coding sequence ATGATTGCGCCGCTGACGCAGGTTGAGGGATTTATCAAAGTCTTTGGTAGCCCCCCACGCTGGGCCTCGTTTGCGCCAGGGCGGGTGAATCTGATTGGCGAGCACACAGACTACAACGGAGGGCGGGTCATGCCATGCGCTGTGCATTTGGGGGTGACCATGCTTGCGCAGCCTGCTTCTGGCGACGCTGCCCGTATCGTAACTTGCGCACCAAACGGAACTTCGCCGCTGCCTCAGAGTTCGGAATTCGTTTGGCCGCAGGGAGTTTCTGCCGAGTCGCTCTTCGATCAGCCTCCGCGGTGGAAAAACTACCTGCTTGCTGTGGCGGTCGTGCTGCGTGAAAACGGGATAGAGGTGCCAGCTCTCGATGTGCTGATCGTTTCAGATCTACCCACCGGGGCAGGCCTATCCTCAAGTGCTGCGCTTGAATTAGCCTACGCCTACTTGGTCACTTCCATTGTTGGAGCCCACGTGGACCTTCGCCAGTTGGCCCTTCTGTGCCAGCGCGCGGAGCACAGTCCTGGGGTCGGTGTCCGTTGCGGAATCATGGATCAGTTTGCGTCCGCACTCGGTCATGACGGCCAACTCCTCTTTCTTGATTGCGATTCCTTGGACTATGAGTACGTTCCGTTCGATTCCGGTCAGTACCTTCTGGCGATTCTTGACTCCCGCGTGCCGCGTGAACTTGCCGGATCGGCCTACAACAGACGCCGTCAGGAGTGCGAAGAAGCACTTGAGATGTTACGCGCGTACACGGGGCGGCCATTACGAAACCTGTGTGAAGTGAGCCGTGCCGAGCTCGATGCGGTCCGTGGGGTTTTCCCGACGACCCTTTGGAGGCGCGCTCTTCATGTGGTCGAAGAGCATGCCCGGGTATTTGCGATGGCTGAGGCACTCCGCGCGGGAAAATGGCAGGAGGCAGGCCAGATTCTTTGCGCCTCTCATGAGAGCCTGCGGAATTACTTCGAGGTCTCCTGTCCGGAACTCGACGAGCTGGTGGAAATTGCGATGTCGGTGAATGGCGTACTTGGGGCTCGGTTGACAGGTGCCGGCTTCGGAGGCTGTGTGATTGCCTTGGTGGAGCAGCAAGCTTTCCACGCCCTTGTGGAAGCCGCTACGCAGCATTATTATGAGCCAAAGGGGATTGCGTCAGCTACGTTTGCGACGAAACCTTCATATGGTCCAGTCTTCGAGACTCTCGGCTGA
- a CDS encoding Orotidine 5'-phosphate decarboxylase, whose amino-acid sequence MNFIERFETACRRQRSHLCVGLDPDFARIRKLYRDEILAALRARPLNLSVLGTGDEPVPSHVRLEPEQLAEEPEIAKDIVCEIVARATAPFAAVYKPNAAFFELEVSGSGGIPALVREMQSEHLVIYDAKRGDIGSTSEQYARAIFEVGHYDAVTVNPLMGYDAVEPFLRYPDRGVFLLCLTSNPGAEDFLLKHDLYKRIAEKAVQWNRHGNIGLVVGATRPEHAAEVRSIAPELPLLIPGVGAQGGNLEETLDAIAAHTNPRFVVNASRSIMFPEVGDEHGSLLEAVIAAARDLRDRIAKFLGAAP is encoded by the coding sequence ATGAATTTCATAGAACGCTTTGAAACCGCGTGCCGACGCCAGCGCTCGCACCTATGCGTGGGTCTTGATCCGGACTTTGCCCGCATCCGCAAACTCTACCGCGACGAAATCCTTGCTGCGCTGCGTGCTCGACCTCTGAATCTTAGTGTTCTCGGCACGGGGGACGAGCCTGTGCCGAGCCATGTGCGTCTTGAACCAGAACAATTGGCCGAAGAACCTGAGATTGCGAAGGATATCGTCTGCGAGATCGTCGCTCGGGCCACAGCACCATTCGCTGCCGTGTATAAGCCCAATGCTGCTTTCTTCGAACTGGAAGTGAGCGGAAGCGGCGGGATTCCAGCGCTTGTGCGGGAAATGCAATCGGAGCATCTTGTGATTTACGATGCCAAACGGGGTGATATTGGCAGCACCAGTGAGCAGTACGCGCGCGCGATTTTCGAGGTGGGACACTATGACGCAGTGACGGTAAATCCCCTCATGGGCTACGACGCGGTCGAGCCCTTCCTGCGTTACCCGGATCGCGGGGTGTTCTTGTTGTGTCTGACGTCGAACCCCGGCGCCGAGGATTTCCTTCTGAAGCACGACTTGTATAAGCGCATCGCGGAAAAAGCTGTGCAATGGAATCGTCACGGAAACATTGGACTGGTGGTGGGAGCGACGCGGCCTGAGCATGCCGCTGAGGTTCGTTCGATCGCCCCAGAATTACCACTGCTGATTCCCGGCGTCGGTGCCCAGGGCGGGAACCTGGAAGAAACGCTGGATGCGATTGCCGCCCACACCAATCCGCGCTTCGTAGTCAACGCGTCGCGCTCGATCATGTTTCCAGAGGTGGGCGACGAGCATGGCAGTTTGCTCGAGGCGGTGATTGCAGCCGCGCGTGACCTGCGCGACCGAATCGCAAAGTTTTTAGGTGCTGCCCCTTAG
- a CDS encoding Zinc metalloproteinase precursor, whose translation MIAASALADKLADFGLDSSGKPIAREERQPPVPSIVLPGAGGYSKLARPELAASGSADVAERARLISKLIVAGPTAEERKLGASTPLPAGTSLTDVIVSGDSVKILLDLPEDFVTSATRVADKFDAISDAFIRNLQQLPLRSFEVLARKPGSSDYLPLDRFLPKEAAPEVDLTPDTATPPALPEADITTRSQEARLNQYPRPAGSRPVGALTGKAVYLNPGHGWDWRESDYWGLQRGFVQNNIEDFSNVELINQWLWAYCYNAGADVFSCRELDFNTNMVIVDNDDGWDGSKGYYETGSGWFNSTLKGFANGYIPYLSGADPFSSGTNRLVQCVVGTPTASARWVPQIPASGWYNVYVSHGAFSNRSPQAHYRIYHAGGVTETTIDQRMRRFTWIYLGTFYFEAGVDAQHASVELLNDSSSTSHYVSADAVRFGGGMGLISRGTAGTSGKPRFEEEARYHIQFSGAPTSVYDSSSSDQADGWSGRPKFGRWLRDAAVAYGAPAQDSVFISSHTNAFDGTARGLDTYVYTGYEGTWHDQFRNFVHDEVLNDCQKGYSSLFVNHGVGKRYGTYGENNPSNVGDLMPIFLGEWLFHDNATDMSLYHDPKFRQVMARAIYQGIVKFWANRNGTTVNLLPEPPRNVRVQQLSSTSVRISWDQPQTDTQGIRGDAATGYALYVSSHGRSFPAPITISGGSTTNYVLSGITPDTTYFFYLTARNAGGESFPTETLAFRTSVDPMAPKLLIVNGFDKLDIATRQAVPWSGGTLYRQRLAKMNTYDYIVEHARAIEQWGKSVAFDSCEDEAVELDYVTLGGYGAVVWVGGIQAEVSTTDPTNDISISAAQQTRLTNYLNSGGKLFLSGSEIAWDLDRAGTTTFVDNTLRANYVADSAGVFSASGASGSIFAGITGINFDDGSGPTYKVNYPDVITNTGGSIAALTYGGGETLIDGFNDLGGWKDPNYSSQTTADAASAFAIVSSPVLEGSGSGDLYYVWGSGSYIREYNSTLPEFPANSTLSIWVYGDNSGHQVRICLRDSDNELYVNDWVTINFSGWRQLTWNIPTDPRTVWANVANNTLDGPNVKLDSIHVQKVTGVASGHLYFDKASYTSLQGGGSVAGVQYAGTYKLVYLAFPFETIVSESKRNQLMARALDFFFPTVVSTARVEPLTTATGWMVLAQTPSDAASLSYDAANTALRGTVSSDPTRFRIAGWMTDQSKWLPYSTVGTNQYVRGKFYVYCGGQTNPAQTNQIPAARMRLSIRFAQNSMLEVFNHTNLSASDELLERELRPSSDPTKPSLYRVDFDPVDVPYLVANAATEGIAQGFETYAYFPQDNGYLALTELSLGTYPVTEVPNSVAPAKIYATSASDAGDLSAARSGAILELYSIIFGAEGSYGTRDNSYGPTYSESAAGVTVSSRGFDNYRGGTRLAVATLDFAADSDLTARVRVEPARQYKIRFHVTSSQDSNKNPQLRLRARSIRFAWSQKMEVGGAFAAGAVNNLIAAQSLPGVGCLNPDKNPGDTAGGWYTMIFHTPMSLDIRPEVSGDLSARMPNISAEPGPGQNAISRRDLRVGFDLLDTLSPPPNAVFEEGDFTLDRIEVRSYPLVRD comes from the coding sequence ATGATTGCCGCCAGTGCACTGGCGGATAAATTAGCAGACTTTGGCCTTGATTCGAGCGGTAAACCTATTGCTCGGGAAGAGCGGCAGCCGCCGGTCCCAAGTATCGTACTGCCCGGTGCGGGAGGATACTCGAAATTGGCGCGTCCTGAGTTAGCGGCTAGTGGGAGCGCCGATGTCGCCGAGAGGGCGCGGCTAATTTCGAAGCTCATTGTGGCTGGCCCGACGGCCGAAGAGCGCAAGTTGGGTGCGAGCACCCCCCTGCCCGCTGGCACCTCCCTAACGGATGTGATTGTCAGCGGCGACAGTGTGAAAATCCTTCTCGATCTTCCCGAAGATTTTGTGACCTCCGCGACCCGCGTTGCGGATAAGTTCGACGCTATCTCCGATGCGTTTATTCGCAATCTCCAGCAGTTGCCTCTGCGCAGCTTCGAGGTGCTCGCGCGCAAGCCAGGCTCGTCGGACTATCTGCCTCTCGATCGTTTCCTTCCAAAGGAGGCAGCTCCAGAAGTTGATTTGACACCGGATACGGCTACTCCACCAGCCCTACCAGAAGCGGATATCACAACTCGCTCGCAAGAAGCTCGGCTCAACCAATACCCACGCCCAGCCGGTTCGCGGCCAGTCGGGGCACTCACCGGCAAAGCAGTGTATTTGAACCCGGGGCACGGGTGGGACTGGCGTGAGTCGGATTACTGGGGACTTCAGCGCGGCTTCGTGCAAAACAATATCGAGGACTTTTCAAATGTCGAGCTCATCAACCAGTGGTTGTGGGCCTATTGCTATAACGCCGGCGCCGACGTCTTTAGCTGCCGGGAGCTCGACTTCAACACGAACATGGTCATCGTGGATAACGATGACGGCTGGGATGGCTCCAAGGGCTACTACGAAACCGGGAGCGGCTGGTTCAATAGTACCCTGAAGGGCTTCGCAAACGGGTACATCCCTTACCTCTCGGGAGCGGATCCCTTCTCTTCGGGAACAAACCGCTTAGTTCAGTGCGTGGTCGGCACCCCAACGGCATCAGCCCGATGGGTGCCTCAAATTCCAGCGTCAGGCTGGTACAATGTCTATGTGAGCCACGGGGCGTTCTCTAACCGCTCGCCTCAGGCTCATTATCGCATTTACCACGCAGGCGGAGTCACCGAGACGACAATCGACCAACGGATGCGCCGCTTTACGTGGATCTATCTCGGCACGTTTTATTTTGAAGCTGGCGTGGACGCGCAGCACGCAAGTGTCGAGCTCCTCAACGACTCAAGCTCGACCTCCCATTATGTGAGCGCCGACGCCGTGCGTTTCGGGGGAGGCATGGGTCTCATTAGTCGTGGCACAGCGGGCACGAGCGGCAAGCCACGCTTTGAAGAAGAAGCCCGCTATCACATTCAGTTCTCGGGTGCTCCCACGTCAGTTTACGATTCGAGTTCGAGTGATCAGGCAGATGGCTGGTCGGGTCGGCCAAAGTTTGGGCGTTGGCTGCGCGATGCGGCGGTGGCCTATGGTGCCCCAGCGCAGGATAGCGTCTTCATCAGTTCCCACACGAATGCCTTCGACGGAACAGCTCGCGGCTTGGACACCTACGTCTACACCGGCTATGAGGGAACATGGCATGATCAGTTCCGCAATTTCGTCCATGACGAAGTACTGAACGACTGTCAAAAGGGCTACAGCTCTCTCTTTGTGAACCACGGCGTCGGGAAACGTTACGGTACTTACGGAGAGAATAACCCCAGCAATGTGGGCGATCTGATGCCCATCTTTCTGGGTGAGTGGCTCTTCCACGACAATGCCACCGACATGTCACTCTACCACGATCCCAAATTCCGTCAGGTCATGGCGCGGGCAATCTATCAAGGGATTGTGAAGTTCTGGGCGAACCGAAATGGGACAACGGTTAATTTGTTGCCGGAGCCTCCTCGCAACGTGCGGGTTCAACAGCTTTCGTCCACAAGTGTTCGCATCAGTTGGGACCAACCGCAAACCGACACTCAGGGGATTCGTGGCGATGCGGCCACGGGCTACGCGCTTTATGTGAGTTCCCACGGCCGCTCTTTCCCTGCTCCGATTACCATTAGTGGTGGCAGCACGACGAATTACGTGCTGAGCGGGATTACCCCGGATACGACGTACTTCTTTTATCTTACCGCCCGCAATGCTGGTGGCGAAAGCTTCCCCACCGAGACGCTCGCGTTTCGCACAAGCGTGGATCCGATGGCGCCGAAACTGCTCATCGTGAATGGATTCGACAAGCTCGACATCGCGACGCGCCAAGCGGTTCCGTGGAGCGGCGGGACGCTTTACCGCCAGCGTTTGGCGAAGATGAACACCTACGATTACATTGTTGAGCATGCGCGAGCCATTGAACAGTGGGGCAAGTCCGTGGCTTTCGATTCGTGTGAGGACGAGGCCGTTGAGCTCGATTATGTTACGCTTGGTGGTTATGGGGCGGTAGTTTGGGTCGGCGGCATTCAGGCGGAAGTCAGTACCACCGATCCCACGAATGACATTTCGATTTCGGCGGCTCAGCAAACGCGACTGACCAACTACTTGAACTCGGGCGGCAAGCTTTTCCTTTCGGGTTCGGAAATTGCGTGGGATTTGGATCGTGCGGGCACAACCACATTTGTGGACAATACGTTGCGTGCAAACTACGTTGCGGATAGTGCGGGTGTCTTCAGCGCCAGTGGTGCAAGCGGTTCCATCTTTGCTGGCATTACCGGCATCAACTTCGACGATGGCTCTGGACCCACCTACAAGGTGAATTATCCCGACGTCATCACGAACACAGGTGGGTCGATCGCGGCACTTACTTACGGAGGAGGCGAGACTCTCATCGATGGTTTCAACGATCTTGGCGGATGGAAAGATCCAAACTACTCGTCGCAAACCACCGCCGACGCAGCCAGTGCCTTTGCAATTGTGAGTTCTCCTGTGCTGGAAGGGAGTGGGTCGGGCGATCTCTATTACGTTTGGGGCTCGGGTAGCTACATCCGGGAGTATAATTCTACACTCCCGGAATTCCCTGCCAACTCGACGTTATCCATTTGGGTTTATGGGGATAACTCGGGGCATCAGGTGCGCATCTGCCTGCGCGACTCGGACAATGAGCTTTACGTCAATGATTGGGTGACAATCAACTTCTCGGGTTGGCGGCAGCTCACGTGGAATATCCCCACCGATCCGCGAACGGTCTGGGCAAATGTCGCGAACAACACTCTCGATGGACCCAACGTAAAGTTGGATTCGATCCATGTTCAGAAGGTTACAGGGGTGGCATCCGGACATCTTTACTTCGATAAGGCCAGTTACACGTCGCTGCAAGGTGGTGGGTCGGTGGCGGGTGTGCAATATGCCGGGACCTACAAATTGGTGTACTTAGCCTTCCCGTTCGAAACCATTGTCTCGGAATCCAAACGCAATCAGCTCATGGCACGTGCGCTCGACTTCTTTTTCCCCACCGTGGTGAGCACCGCGCGTGTTGAGCCTCTTACCACTGCCACCGGTTGGATGGTGCTGGCGCAGACACCGTCGGACGCAGCTTCTCTGAGCTACGACGCTGCGAACACAGCCCTGCGTGGTACCGTGAGCTCGGATCCCACTCGGTTCCGGATCGCGGGCTGGATGACGGACCAAAGCAAGTGGCTTCCTTACAGCACCGTCGGCACCAATCAGTATGTCCGCGGGAAATTCTATGTGTACTGTGGTGGGCAGACCAATCCCGCACAGACGAATCAGATTCCGGCAGCTCGCATGCGTCTTTCCATTCGTTTCGCACAGAATTCGATGCTTGAAGTTTTCAACCACACGAACCTCTCCGCGAGCGACGAACTCTTGGAACGTGAGCTGCGCCCATCGTCCGATCCTACAAAGCCGTCGCTCTATCGCGTGGATTTTGATCCAGTGGACGTTCCCTACCTCGTGGCGAATGCCGCTACCGAGGGGATCGCACAGGGCTTCGAAACGTACGCTTATTTCCCGCAGGATAATGGCTACCTTGCGTTGACAGAACTCTCGCTGGGGACGTATCCCGTCACGGAGGTTCCCAACAGCGTAGCCCCGGCGAAAATCTACGCAACAAGTGCATCGGACGCGGGTGATCTGAGCGCCGCACGTTCTGGCGCGATTCTCGAGCTTTACAGCATCATTTTCGGTGCCGAGGGAAGCTATGGCACGCGGGACAATTCCTATGGGCCAACTTACAGCGAATCTGCCGCCGGTGTCACGGTCAGCTCGCGCGGGTTCGATAATTATCGTGGTGGTACACGCCTTGCCGTTGCTACCCTGGATTTCGCAGCGGACTCGGATCTAACTGCTCGCGTGCGCGTCGAACCAGCCCGACAATATAAGATTCGCTTCCACGTGACATCGTCTCAAGATTCAAACAAGAATCCGCAGCTGCGGTTGCGCGCGCGCTCGATCCGGTTTGCGTGGTCGCAGAAAATGGAAGTGGGTGGAGCGTTTGCAGCAGGGGCCGTCAACAATCTCATTGCGGCACAAAGCCTGCCCGGTGTTGGCTGTCTGAATCCAGACAAGAACCCGGGTGACACGGCTGGGGGATGGTACACCATGATTTTCCATACGCCGATGAGTCTCGACATTCGCCCAGAAGTGAGTGGCGATCTCTCCGCTCGTATGCCAAACATTTCTGCCGAGCCCGGTCCCGGACAGAATGCTATTTCGCGGCGCGATTTGCGAGTTGGGTTCGACCTGCTCGACACGCTTAGTCCTCCGCCGAACGCGGTATTTGAAGAGGGGGATTTCACCCTTGATCGTATTGAGGTTCGGTCGTATCCGCTCGTGCGCGACTAA
- a CDS encoding Galactose-1-phosphate uridylyltransferase, translating into MECEQRVPPEGRSLFVSHQLFQRPHRRWNPLTGEWVLVSPHRLQRPWQGKVESPPAEDLPAYDPQCYLCPGNARAGGHRNPVYKDIFVFDNDFPALLPEEQPTSYSNGLLRAESEGGVCRVVCFTPRHDVTLSRMSQQAIRLVIDTWAEETRRLSARQEIGYVQIFENRGQLMGCSNPHPHCQIWATTSVPVEPEKEDATQRVWYEQTGMHLLGNYLTTEMQERERIVCENEHWVALVPFWAKWPFETLLIPHSKASTLPELMDSERDALADILKRLTTRYDNLFQISFPYTMGFHQAPCEGRPTAHWRLHVHFYPPLLRSATVQKFMVGFEMLGTPQRDLTPEAAAERLREQSEVHYRERTLEESVS; encoded by the coding sequence GTGGAATGTGAACAAAGGGTGCCGCCAGAGGGGCGTTCGCTTTTCGTGTCGCACCAGCTTTTTCAACGTCCACACCGTCGCTGGAATCCACTCACGGGCGAGTGGGTGCTGGTCAGTCCCCATCGCCTCCAGCGACCTTGGCAGGGGAAAGTTGAATCGCCACCGGCAGAGGATCTACCCGCGTACGATCCACAGTGCTACCTTTGCCCGGGCAATGCTCGGGCCGGTGGACATCGCAATCCGGTCTACAAGGATATTTTCGTTTTCGATAACGATTTTCCTGCCTTACTCCCCGAGGAGCAGCCGACTTCCTACTCGAACGGACTGTTGAGAGCCGAAAGCGAAGGTGGAGTTTGCCGCGTTGTGTGTTTCACCCCCCGCCATGACGTTACGCTCTCCCGAATGAGCCAGCAAGCCATTCGGTTGGTGATAGACACATGGGCAGAGGAAACCCGGCGGCTAAGCGCGCGGCAAGAGATTGGGTATGTCCAGATCTTCGAGAATCGCGGGCAGCTCATGGGCTGCAGTAACCCCCATCCCCATTGCCAGATCTGGGCCACCACTTCAGTGCCTGTTGAACCCGAAAAGGAAGATGCTACGCAGCGCGTCTGGTACGAACAAACAGGGATGCATCTGCTCGGGAACTATTTAACCACCGAAATGCAGGAGCGCGAGCGGATCGTTTGCGAGAACGAACATTGGGTGGCCCTTGTTCCCTTCTGGGCAAAATGGCCGTTTGAGACGCTCCTCATTCCGCATTCCAAAGCCTCAACTCTTCCGGAGCTTATGGATTCGGAGCGTGACGCCCTCGCGGACATCCTTAAGCGGCTCACAACTCGGTACGATAACCTCTTCCAGATTTCCTTTCCATATACGATGGGTTTTCATCAGGCGCCGTGCGAGGGCCGTCCGACCGCCCATTGGCGCCTGCACGTCCACTTCTATCCTCCACTTCTGCGGTCAGCGACCGTCCAGAAGTTTATGGTAGGCTTCGAGATGCTTGGCACGCCCCAACGTGATCTCACGCCCGAAGCCGCAGCAGAGAGACTACGCGAACAAAGCGAAGTGCACTACCGCGAAAGAACACTCGAGGAGTCCGTGTCATGA
- a CDS encoding Ammonium transporter — protein sequence MILGVAACFSAGCVAHSNQHLPESSVSTGDSAFLLVSAALVMLMTPALALFYGGLVRAKNVLSVIMQCFVALGVITLQWYLVGYSLSFAPSLVRIGEYGILGSLNWFGGRGVGMTPYEPYSATIPHRLFMVYQCMFAVITPALIAGAFAERMKFSAYVLFILLWTTLVYDPVAHWVWSENGWLKKIGSLDFAGGAVVHMTSGLTALVAALMIGPRRGFPRTAFLPHSLVFTVFGAGLLWFGWFGFNGGSALASGALATAAFVATHCGAAGGAVAWLLVDWLFKQKPTALGFASGAVAGLVAITPASGYVGPLSAFVIGAVAGIVCSWVVSWRARAGIDDALDAFGVHGVGGTLGALLTGVFASAWINPAIAGNEGLIHGGFRLIVTQLVAVVAVAAYTFLMSFIVLKAVDLTIGLRVPDEEEKMGLDLTEHGESAYSA from the coding sequence TTGATTCTTGGCGTTGCCGCCTGCTTCAGCGCGGGGTGTGTCGCGCACTCCAACCAACATTTGCCCGAGAGCAGCGTTTCAACCGGCGACAGCGCATTCCTTCTGGTAAGCGCGGCCCTGGTGATGCTCATGACGCCTGCGTTGGCGCTGTTTTACGGCGGCCTCGTCCGCGCGAAGAACGTGTTGTCGGTGATTATGCAGTGTTTTGTTGCCCTTGGCGTCATCACGCTGCAATGGTATCTGGTGGGTTACTCCCTTTCTTTCGCTCCGTCGCTGGTGCGTATCGGCGAGTACGGGATTCTCGGGTCCCTGAACTGGTTCGGTGGGCGGGGAGTTGGAATGACCCCTTACGAGCCCTACTCTGCAACAATCCCCCATCGGTTGTTCATGGTCTACCAGTGCATGTTCGCGGTGATCACCCCTGCGCTGATTGCCGGCGCATTTGCCGAGCGAATGAAGTTCAGTGCTTACGTCCTCTTCATCTTGCTGTGGACCACACTTGTCTACGATCCCGTCGCCCACTGGGTTTGGAGTGAAAATGGGTGGTTAAAGAAGATTGGTTCCTTGGATTTTGCTGGCGGGGCTGTCGTGCACATGACGAGCGGGCTGACTGCTCTGGTGGCAGCCCTAATGATCGGCCCACGGCGTGGATTCCCCCGGACGGCATTTCTTCCTCATTCGCTGGTCTTTACGGTTTTCGGAGCAGGACTACTCTGGTTTGGGTGGTTTGGCTTCAACGGAGGGAGCGCGCTTGCCTCAGGTGCGCTCGCAACCGCTGCGTTCGTCGCCACGCATTGCGGCGCAGCCGGAGGCGCAGTGGCGTGGTTGCTGGTGGACTGGCTTTTTAAGCAGAAACCCACTGCGTTAGGATTCGCCTCGGGTGCCGTCGCAGGACTTGTCGCGATTACACCCGCGTCGGGATATGTTGGCCCACTCTCAGCCTTTGTGATTGGTGCCGTTGCAGGCATTGTTTGTTCGTGGGTTGTTTCGTGGCGTGCCCGCGCGGGCATTGACGATGCCTTGGACGCGTTCGGGGTGCATGGAGTAGGCGGAACTCTTGGAGCCCTCCTGACAGGCGTTTTCGCGAGCGCATGGATCAACCCCGCAATTGCGGGAAACGAAGGCCTCATCCACGGCGGATTTCGCCTAATTGTGACGCAATTGGTGGCGGTCGTTGCCGTTGCTGCGTACACCTTCCTCATGTCGTTCATAGTCCTCAAGGCTGTCGACCTGACGATCGGCCTCCGTGTCCCGGATGAGGAGGAAAAGATGGGGCTCGATCTGACTGAGCACGGCGAGAGCGCTTATTCGGCGTAA